The segment ATTTTTGCAGATAGACAGGTTGACCGCTCACCATGTGGCTCAGGTACAGCAGCGAGGGTAGCAACTTTATATGAGCATGGTAGGCTAGCAGAGGGCGGAAGCTTTGTTCACGAAAGTATTACAGATGGGCAATTTATTGGCGAGGTAGCCTCACTAACACAGGTTGGAAGCTATCAAGCTGTTATTCCAAAAGTAACAGGAGATGCCTATATTACAGGCTTTCATCAATTTGTAGTAGACCCTAAAGATTCACTAAGCAGAGGGTTTTTATTCAAATAATAAAAAAGGAGGAGAAGCAATGTTAGTTATTAGCGCTGAAGAGCAACGAGCCTTAGTGGATATTCATGAGGTGATGGGCTGTGTAGAAGAAGCTTTAAAGGAATTTTCAGCACAGAGAACGATCACACCTATTCGAGCATCACTTCCTTTTTCCAATGCTCAAAATACAGCATTAATTATGCCCTCTGTAGCAGAGGAATTAAAAAGTGTCGGGCTAAAGGTCGTGATGGTTGCCCCAAACAATACAAAATCAGGAAAGAAAACTATTAATGGTGTAGTCATGTTATCTGATTTTGATACAGGAGAGCCAGTTGCATTATTAGAAGGTTCGTTTTTAACAATGGTTAGAACAGGAGCCCTATCAGGTGTTGCCACGAAATATTTAGCACGTCAAGATGCTAAAAAGCTATGTGTAATTGGTACAGGAGAGCAAGCAAAGGGTTTAGTGAAGGCTATATTAGCTGTTCGCGATATTGAGGAGGTTTTTCTCTATAACAGAACAGCAGAGAAAGCACATGAATTTGCTGCCTATATTCGTAATCAATTTGATATACCTGCTCAAGTATGTGCGGATTCAAATGAGGCTGTTCGCCATGCAGATATACTTGTCACAACAACAAGCTCATCTGTGCCAGTTTTCTCTGAATTATTAAAGCCAGGTGTTCATGTAAATGCTGTAGGCTCCTTTAGACCAACAATGCAGGAGCTGCCTTCTAGTGCAATTGCTTGTGCTGATAAAGTAGTAGTGGAATCGACAGAGGCTGCGTTAGAGGAAACAGGTGATTTACTGTCACCTATCAATGAAGGGGTTTTTCAGGCAAGTGAAATCTTTGGTGAGCTTGGACAAATTGTTGCTGGTGAGCTAAATGGGCGAGCAAATAATGAGGAAATTACGATATTTGAGTCTGTTGGATTAGCTGTTGTAGATATAGTAGTTGCTAAATATTTTTATGAAAAAGCTATACAACATAAAATGGGGACAAGTATTACACTTTAAGCTGTAGCACGATGTCAGGACATATAGCTAGTCCTGACTTTTTTATTCAAACTTTTTGCACTAAAATTTAAGTCACACTAAAATTTATATACAAGAAATATACCTTCAATTCAAACTTAAGGGGTTGTTTGCATGAAATGGTGGAGAAATCAAAAGCTGTATATTAAAATTTTTATTGGGGTCATTGTTGGTGTCTTATTAGGCTTACTATTTGGACCAAAAATTGCTGTTATTAAGCCTATTGGAGATATTTTTATTCGCTTGCTACAAATGTTAATCGTGCCGCTTGCCTTTTTAAGTATTATATCGGGTATTACAAAGCTAAAAGATATTAAAATGTTAAAGTCCATTGGCGGAAAAATTATGCTAATTTACGTGCTTACTACTTTAGTAGCCACATTAATTGGTGTTGCAACTGCATTAGTGTTAAAGCCAGGCAAAGGAGAAAAGGGGCTTCTTGCTCAGGCTGAGGCTGTGGAACGACAAGAGTTTAGCTTTATTGATAATATTGTGCAATGGTTTCCGTCCAATATTGTGCAATCAATGGCAGAAACAAATATGCTACAAATTATTATATTCGCTATTTTTATTGGAGTAGCCCTTGTGCTTCTTGGAGATAAAGTGAATAAAATTAAGGAGCTAGTGAATGAAGGGGCAGAGCTGATGATTAAAGTGGCAGATATTGTTATCGGTTTTGCACCATATGGCATTATGGCATTGATTGCACATGTTGTTGGAACGCTTGGTATGGATGTCCTTATTGAAGTAGGACGCTATGTACTAGCATCTTTTGTTGGCTTTTTAGTCATTCTCTTAGTCGTTTATCCAATATTATTGAAGGGACTAGGCAAAACAAGTCCAATTTTCTTTTATAAACAGGTTAGTCCAGCAATGCTTGTAGCTTGCAGTACAACATCAAGCAGTGCAACACTTCCTGCTTCCATGGAGGTGTCGAGAGATGGACTTAAAATACCAGAAAGTATATACGGCTTTACATTGCCACTAGGTGCTACATTAAATATGAATGGCTTAGCATCAACGTTAGGGGTTCTATCTGTATTTGCTGCTAATTTATATGGCATCTCCATATCATTTGGTATGATTTTACAAACTGCCTTTTTAGGAGTAATTCTTGCAATGGGCTGTGCTGGGGTGAAAGGAGCGGATGTTGTAACAGCATCCTTATTGCTTTCTACGCTAGGACTGCCACTTACTATTATACCAATTATTGCAGCAGTATCCCCAGTTGTGGATATGGGCAATACCGTTGTCAATATTACAGGTGACTTAGCTGGCACACAGGTTGTCTACCAAAGAAATCCAGAATATGCGAGCGAAGAGATTTCAACTTTATAAAAATTAAGGTGACGGTAACAAATTCTTTGTAAATTGTTACAAATTAACTAATGTTTGTAATGTTATATAGAAAGCCGTGCGTGTCGGTAAACGGCACGTAGCGAGGGTTAACTGCGGGCAATCCGTAAAGCTGGATGAACCACAACGTGGCATGAAAATGCGAGCGTGACGGTTACGAAAGTAAAAAAAATCATCTGGATGGCATAAGGTTAAATCCTAAGTGCTATGGAACAATCGGTCTTCCGCATCGACTCCCCTTTAAACTGGGGAACGTTCAACGACTATCCTGTATAGCTGACGGGAGTACATCACAAGCTTATGGTGGTGGAAAAATCCTCTACCTAAGGAATTGGGTAAACATATAGTCTGCGCTCATGTGAAAGCATGAGAAGTTCATAAGAGAACTGCTGTCAAAGTTGCGTTTGATAGTGAACAGTTAAAACTTTATAAAACTTTATAAAATAGTTGTGATATTTTAAGGTATTTGTGTTATGATTACTTTAGAGGTGATTGTAATGCAAAGATATTCGATAAGAAAATTCGCTGACCTTATTGATGTCAATCCTCAGACTTTGCGTAACTGGGATAAAGAAGGCAAGTTGAAACCCGCCTACGTGAACCCAGATACAGGCTATAGGTATTATTCAGAAGAACAATTACAAGAGCAACTCGGGAAGATAGCCGAGGAAAAGATTGTGGTTGGTTATTGCCGTGTCAGCTCCAAGAAGCAGCAAGCAGATTTGGAGCGACAGGTTCAGAACATGAAGACGTATCTGTTGGCGCAAGGAAAGCCTTTTAAAATCGTGACGGATATCGGAAGTGGTATCAATTACAACAAGAAAGGCTTAAATGAAGTGATTGATTTGGTAATGGATAAGAAAGTCTCTAAAATCGTTGTTCTTTACAAGGATAGGCTTGTCCGATTCGGCTACGAACTCATCAAAAACATTTGCGACAAGAACAATGTGAGCATCGAAATCATCGACCACAATGAGAAATCCGAACAGGAGGAAGTCGTTGAGGATTTGGTTCAGATTATCACAGTGTTCAGTTGCAAGCTCCAAGGGAAACGTTCCAAGAAAACGAAGGAACTGATTAAGGAGCTGAAAAAAGATGATTAAAGCCATTAAAATCAAGCTCTATCCCACGAAAGAACAAGAGTCGATGCTATGGAAAACAGCCAACCACG is part of the Lysinibacillus sp. FSL K6-0232 genome and harbors:
- a CDS encoding ornithine cyclodeaminase family protein; translation: MLVISAEEQRALVDIHEVMGCVEEALKEFSAQRTITPIRASLPFSNAQNTALIMPSVAEELKSVGLKVVMVAPNNTKSGKKTINGVVMLSDFDTGEPVALLEGSFLTMVRTGALSGVATKYLARQDAKKLCVIGTGEQAKGLVKAILAVRDIEEVFLYNRTAEKAHEFAAYIRNQFDIPAQVCADSNEAVRHADILVTTTSSSVPVFSELLKPGVHVNAVGSFRPTMQELPSSAIACADKVVVESTEAALEETGDLLSPINEGVFQASEIFGELGQIVAGELNGRANNEEITIFESVGLAVVDIVVAKYFYEKAIQHKMGTSITL
- a CDS encoding IS607 family transposase, yielding MQRYSIRKFADLIDVNPQTLRNWDKEGKLKPAYVNPDTGYRYYSEEQLQEQLGKIAEEKIVVGYCRVSSKKQQADLERQVQNMKTYLLAQGKPFKIVTDIGSGINYNKKGLNEVIDLVMDKKVSKIVVLYKDRLVRFGYELIKNICDKNNVSIEIIDHNEKSEQEEVVEDLVQIITVFSCKLQGKRSKKTKELIKELKKDD
- a CDS encoding dicarboxylate/amino acid:cation symporter; translated protein: MKWWRNQKLYIKIFIGVIVGVLLGLLFGPKIAVIKPIGDIFIRLLQMLIVPLAFLSIISGITKLKDIKMLKSIGGKIMLIYVLTTLVATLIGVATALVLKPGKGEKGLLAQAEAVERQEFSFIDNIVQWFPSNIVQSMAETNMLQIIIFAIFIGVALVLLGDKVNKIKELVNEGAELMIKVADIVIGFAPYGIMALIAHVVGTLGMDVLIEVGRYVLASFVGFLVILLVVYPILLKGLGKTSPIFFYKQVSPAMLVACSTTSSSATLPASMEVSRDGLKIPESIYGFTLPLGATLNMNGLASTLGVLSVFAANLYGISISFGMILQTAFLGVILAMGCAGVKGADVVTASLLLSTLGLPLTIIPIIAAVSPVVDMGNTVVNITGDLAGTQVVYQRNPEYASEEISTL